One Triticum dicoccoides isolate Atlit2015 ecotype Zavitan chromosome 3B, WEW_v2.0, whole genome shotgun sequence genomic window, CAAATGACCCTTCCCATTTTAGCAAAAGTTATTCATTACTTTGGTTCCGTACTGCTAATGCTGGGGGCTTCTGTTCCTTCCTCTGTTTTGTTTTAACATTTCTGCTGATGAAACGCTGATGGGCAAGCACAATCCAGATGCACATATGTTCATGTCAGGAATCATTCTCCGTTTACGGACCTAACCAACACATCTACAATTGGGAATGAAAATCAGGACCCGCAACAAAATAGCAGTCAGTCTGCGTATGCCCAAATATCTGTTGAGAAAGAATCAGCATCCCTGCACTGGCGTCGTGTAAACCTCCAACAGAAGATTCCTTCAGCTGGGGATAGTGTTACCCATGATCCGGTGGCACGCACACATGCTTCTTCACTAGGGTCTGTGCAATGTACTGCTTTTAGCAACATAACTAGCACACATACAGATGGTATATTCACCCACTTCATATAAGATTGTATTGTTGCACCTATTACTATTGTTTATAAATTCATCTCCTATTTTATTGTAGGGTGTACATCTACAAGCTCCGCGAGTCATCGTCTCGAAGAAGTAAATGGTGGCCGAAAATTAAGAAGTGGCCGAAAATGCGGGACATGAACATTATCGTTTCATGCCATATTAATTTTTCCTATACATCACAATAGGCGCAAAACAACCGTTTCCCGAATGAGACCGGAACATTTGTCTTTTCATGCCATGCAAAATATTCTTATAAATTTTTTATTTGAATAAGTGACTCTTAACtaggatgaatgaggaaatatatcTTTCAAGTGTATACGTGCGTTGCACGTACACGTTTACTAGTTACAATAGAAAGAATATGACGGGAGTGAAAACCGGCTCTCCTTCCTCCGCATCGTCCTCTCGAGGCGACACGGGCGGAGCCCCAAATTGCTGCCGCCAAATGTCAATTGGCCGCGCCGGCGGTTCAGTTCATTTTTCCAACGAGAAGAACTAGCTTGGGATTTGAGAAGTTGTCGAAAGTACGTTTCTACACCtaggagcaaatgctcctggtgtgaacagtacaaccaaaaaaatctgaaattttttggGGACATACTTTAACAAATGTTTGTcgtgcatgcaaaatttcatcacgAAATCACATTGGTGCAAGTCGTGTAAAAAAACAAAATCAAAGCTTCAAAATGCTTTTGTAAGTAACATTTtcagagcatcgattttgtttttttaccacgccttccaccaatgtgattttgcgatgaaattttgcatgcacgactaacatttgtgaaagtatgtcacagaaaaatttcagaattttttgaaatatttttgaatttatttgatattactgttcacaccaggagcatttgctctTGGGTGTAGAAACTCCACGTCCAGAAGTTGTATAGCTTTCTCATTTTCGAGGGAAAAAAGAAATATTTTGGAAGTTAACGCCTCAAAAAAAATTGAGGAGTTATAGGTTTGTTCGGCTCAGTTTCCATCGGGCAAGTATTTTCATCACAAATTTGAATTGATTTTATTCAAACCATGTTATGACCATATGTATGCGACCTGAAAACAAACTTAGGAAAATGACAACATGAACAGGTATGCACGCGTAAAATTTGAAACTTAAATACACCCATATGCGACCTGTATAAAAATGATAAAACAACAATTTGTTAGCAATTTGCACATGCTCAAAAGCCGAGCCCACAAGCACATCTCATGTCTATATTTCTCCCCCTGAAACCATATACATGGACATAAATATTATGCCTCACAAAAGAAAAGATGCAAAGAAATAATTTTCCTTTCTCCtctgaagaagttcaaaagaaCGAGTATATGATTTGAGTGGACTAGGACAATTTAACTGGCAGGTTGTTTAGCACTGGTGCTTGAgagttaatactccctccgttccataatataaaaaCATTTTCGACAGTACACtaatgtaaaaaacgctcttatattagggacggagggagtagtagttaccTACTCAGTAACGCATTTCCTAGGTACTGTAGGAGACAAGTGGCATGAGTACCACAAGTTACATTACAGAAAGAACCCCTTGCTGCTTGCTTCCTGCTGTTTCCATGTATCCCCACCATAGAAGCTCTGCAGTAAATACCAGCAATAATCCCCGTATACATATCATAACATGGACTAAGTTGATCAGCAACAATTAGCTCATTTTCCATCCAACTACATACAGACTATAACAACTGGGCCGCGAGGATCTCGTTCCACGTGTCCGGCACGCCGGGGAGGCACCAGTGCAGGCAGTCCTGGATCCCCTGTGTGGCCTTGATGCTGTACCGTGATATGTGCCCTTCGTCCCTCAGGCGCGACAGAGCGGTGACATCCAGCAGCCTGACCCTGGTCCCCATCACCGCGCCCTCGGCGTCGGCATCCTCGGAGCGGTTCTGGGAGATCCCGCTGCCCTTGGCCAGAGGGCTCGTGCTGTCACAGCTGCCGCCGGTGTCCCAGTCCCCGTTGAAGAAATGCCGGGGCGATATGGATCGGTAGAAGGCCTTCAGGTGGGGGTGGCGGGGGAGCTGCGCGTCCAGCCACTTGATGACGCTGTGGATGGTGAAGTTCTTGGCCTTCCAGATGGCGGCGATGTTCTTGTTGTGGTTCGGGGATCCGCCGACGTACATCTCCCACTTGTTTGCCCTTAGCTTGCCCCGGTTCCAGTGGTGGCCGGTGTTGAGGACCAGAACGTGGATCCTGTGGAGGTTGTCCTGCACGAAAGCAGGTGGGCGGTCGAGGTGCATGGCGTAGCTGGTGGCTGGATCTGATGGATTCAGAGGCTCCAGATCACATAGCGTCGACGACCAATGGTATAGAATGGTCGTGTTGGTGCTCGGGAACCGGTAAGCCCAGCCATCTGGTCTTTTTGCGCCTGGTGCTAAGACAAACCCGTACTCCGCACCGACATCTTCCACGTCTGCCCGCTCTTCTCCAGCAGTAGCCATACACATCATGGACTGAAACATCTGCCTCCCTAAAGAATCGCCCACATAAGCAATGGTTTTGCCCTGCATTCTGAAACATAACCAAATTAGTATTGTTCCCCTTAATGTGATAATAATAATAAGGCCAAGGGTGCAGTATATTATCATCCCCATATTCATATCGGACATGCTATGGACACGTACCTCATCAAGAACTGAGAGGCCTCAAACTCTGGCATATCACAAGCTTCAGGTTGCCATCTAAATTGTTCGTAATCAAAATCAGTGCGCTGAGTCAATCTGCAGGACCAGCTCTCAGAAAGCCACTGTTTACAGCCAAAACCAGAGTAGAGTGGTCTGCGCTTGTCAGGAACCCATCTTCCATTTCTGTGGTTACATTCTGATGATAGATGAAGCAAACACGAGATAGAAATATTAGGACCAGATAACCCCTGACTAAGTTATGTACAACACGGTGATTCAGTATTCTAGACATAACCAAAAGGTGACGCTGAAGAAATGCATACTAGCATTCTCAAGAAAGAATCCATGGTTCCTCCTACGGTCATAGAAGATAAGTAATTACCTTTCGGCTCAGAAGATGATGCCCCCTGTTCACCTCCCACATTAGCAGGAACACCGACAATGGGCAGTGGTGGTGGTGCGCCGGTAACTTGTTTTTGTACTTTAACTACTGGCGGTGGCAACGAATCTACACTTGGGAAGTCTTCATCTGAGGATGTATGCTGATCTACAAACTTTGAGTTAGCTACAGAAATTCGAACAAAAATGAGATAAAGATAAGCATAatgcaaaaaaagaaagagaaatatgTCTATATGCTAAATGACCTGGATGGGACACAACCAATGAATCTGGATGAATATCTTTAGTATTGTAGTATGTTCCTTCCTCCCATTTCCAGAGAATAAACATCACGAAGAAAGCAAGAAGGACGAGTTTAAGCTGCTTGCACCGCAGTCCATTTATGCTCCTCAATCTCATCCTTTATTGATGTTTAGGAAAAATCCATATAAAAGTAGAACAGCTTATGATTGTAGAAACCTGTTGGCATGTAAGAAAAGAGGTAAAAATAAGCACGTGATATTATATCTTGTAGTATATAACATTTTAGCAAATTATTAAAATTTATAAGTTCCGTGCAAACAAAAGATTAGCAGTAACACGACCAGTTGTTGTACTCATCATTTTAGTTGTTATTAATATATCAATCATCAATATTTGAAAAACGGCTCTCAAGTCTGTCCCCTGACCTGTTAAAGTGTGAAGTACAAAATCATTTTCTAAGTCTGTTAAAAAAATGGGGAAATGCTATAACCAGTGACCTTCTTAATCAAGTGGATGAAGGTATGACTTCACATTGGGGGCATGATCACAACTCAAAACACTTGTCAAGGTTTCCATGAAGGTATAAGCCTCAGTCCTGGGGACATACACAGAAGTTCAATTGCAAGCATATCGTATGTGTCCCCCCTAAAAAAAAGCACATAATACGTGACAAATATTTGGACTGAAGCATCTACCAGGATAAAGAAACAGCACACGTTAGCAGATCAAACCattgaagtgacacatatttggacTGAGACATCTACCAGAACAAACAAACAATTTTGTCCCAATATATTCAGACAACCAACATTATGAGCACCTAGCAGAAGATCAAGCCATTCGTATAAACGCAACAAAACAACCCAcaccaactactccctctgtaaagaaatataagagcgtttagattactactttagtgatctaaacgctcttatatttctttacggagggagtacaaattatTCAACAAGCAATAACGGTAGCCTCATCTCACAAAACCATCAAGTGattaattgctctaaatatgtcttATCATTGAACAAGAAGCCTTCATGCCTGAAGCCTACTTGACCCAATTTATATTAAAGGAGATTAAGGTGATGCGAATTTAGCCTGCTCATAGAAATAACTAGCTACTATCATGGTTGCTAGCTATTGAGCCTTCAACTATATACATATACACAATCAATAAACCCATAACGTTGCATTGTACTAACACTCTCACCAACTTGTCTGTGGTTTCATATCCTAATGAAGTTAATTTCTAATATAACCAAGATTGGAGGGCAAGTTGAGACAAGGTTTTTAGACTAGTAAATGCACAACTATAAATTAAACGAAAAGATGCTCAAGTGTCAAAGAAAAGCATATTATAACTACAGGTGATGCAGAAACACAGGTGCTGATTGACAACTACATGAGAAAAACTCAAGTATGAGACACTTTCCTAGCTACTTTATGAGAGCACCATATGCCATGGTCTGAACAGAAGGTTGTCGAGAAATCCAGATCTAGCACTTTAGCAAGCAAAAGGGGTAAGTGTGTGGATAGAAGTTCAAAGTTTCAGAAATGAAGTGTAAGGCCAAATGCAGATGTAATGATGCCCCGTGTACTTGTATACATTTCCATCGATGATTGATTTTCCTCATCACTGTGATTACCCAAACAAGCAGAAATGTCAGGGCAACAGAGCAGCGAGGTATCATTCATAACAACACAGTAACACTGCAGATATGTTACACCAAAAGATGTCAACTACGGTAGACTACACCAACACTAACTAGGTGACATAATTACTTAGGACTGTATGTAGCTTGAGAAATAGCTACCCACACTAATACATAGCATCTGGGCCTGTGTCTTGCGAAATAGTTATCCAGGCTAATGCAGATAAGACAAACTAGCACCCAACAGCAAAAATACAAACTAGAGATATTCAAGCCAAGCATAACAGTATAGGCCTAGTTAGCATCGAAGAATCTATCTATGCATCTGAAATACTGCAACATGTAAGGTGCTCAACATCGTACACACTACAAGCATAAGCCTCGTCCTTTGGTAGAGATCAGAAGAAAACAGTGTTAAATGCTGGGCTGGATCGTATCTACCGCTTAATCGCCTTTCGAACTGATGTGAATTTTTTCAGGGGAGGTGGTTGCGCATGGCTATTTTGCCTCAAGAAATGGACATGATCAATATGTTTAACGGAAGGATTGCGCGGCCAGATAATCCATGGGAGGGGTTACCTCGGAGGCGGATCCACGCGGAGAAGATGGGGGACAGGGCGGGGCAGCGGCGCCGCCCCCCTCGCGTGTGGTGGGGAGGAGCGGCGGGGGAGGCACGAGATGGGGAGGCGCCCGCGACGGAGGGGCCCGGGGCGGTACCGGCGCGGCGGAAATCCCTCGGCTGGAAGAgctgggcggcgtcggcggcgagacGTTGAGGGTAGGGAAGGGATGGAGGACGCGTGAGGTCCAACGAATCTGAGAAGAAATGGGACACTAGCACCAGTCCACGTTCTTCTTTTGGCTTTTTAGCAATGGAGATACCAATTTTAGACATGCACTCTTTTGTAAGGGGAATTTTAAGTAAGCACTAAAACACTTTTCTGAGGAAACTTTCCATCTATTCATCATGTCATGACAGTACAAACAACACTGAAATAATCAAAATTATATCCATATCCGTATACCACCCGACGAATAGAAACACTGGAGCAAGCGAAAGATGTGCCGCCGTTATCGCCCCTCCTAATTTGTTCTGGTAGACAGTCAAAAAGTCGTTATGCTAAGGCCACACGACCAGCGAAAACAACAACCGAAGCAGATCCACCGAAGAACAACACCGATTGAATCCCACGAGATCAGCCGGAGACACACTTTCACACGCCCTCCGATGACGCTAGGTTTATCATTGAAATGGGTGCTAGGTGTGGAGAACCTTATTCCACCTTCAGTGAGCCATCATCGCCTTGTCTTCCTGAGCAGGTCACAAATCCTAAACGAACTCATAAAAACACCGAAAAACGAAGCAATATCCCTCCTGCCAGCAAGGGCCAGGGTCCATCGTGCCTACATGGTCCTAGGGCCATCGGAGACGAGGCGGCACTAACGAGAGGCGGAGAAATcctaagattttttttctttctcctagGGCCACCAGAAACGAGGCAGCTCGAGGTCATAcgagctcgggtgaacagtaaaatctgaagaaaaaaatcaaaaaaattctggTTTTTTATTTGTGGCAAGCATTAACAAAAGTTTTGAttgcttgcaaaatttcatcatAAAATGACATTCGTGAAAGTCGTGGCAAAAGAAACGATGCTCCAAAaatgctattatccaaaaatgctcCAAAAATGCTATTCTTCTTTGCCATTACTTGCACAAATGTTATTTCAAGATAAAACTTTGCAAACATTCAAAACATTTCTCAATGTTTTCACATATTTTtagaaaaaaattgatttttttactGTTCATGAcgagctcatatgagctcgggCTGAGATGGAAACTTCCCTTAAACTTGTCCTTGCTTTCTTCGTGATGATTATTCTCTGAAAATGGGAGGAAGGAACATACTACAATACTGAAAATATCGATCCAGATTCATTGGTTGTGTCTCATCCAGGTCATTTTAAGCACATAGATCTCTCTCTNNNNNNNNNNNNNNNNNNNNNNNNNNNNNNNNNNNNNNNNNNNNNNNNNNNNNNNNNNNNNNNNNNNNNNNNNNNNNNNNNNNNNNNNNNNNNNNNNNNNNNNNNNNNNNNNNNNNNNNNNNNNNNNNNNNNNNNNNNNNNNNNNNNNNNNNNNNNNNNNNNNNNNNNNNNNNNNNNNNNNNNNNNNNNNNNNNNNNNNNNNNNNNNNNNNNNNNNNNNNNNNNNNNNNNNNNNNNNNNNNNNNNNNNNNNNNNNNNNNNNNNNNNNNNNNNNNNNNNNNNNNNNNNNNNNNNNNNNNNNNNNNNNNNNNNNNNNNNNNNNNNNNNNNNNNNNNNNNNNNNNNNNNNNNNNNNNNNNNNNNAAAAAGAacttctgtagctaacgcaaatttTGCAAACCAGCATGCGTCCTCAGATTCATTGTCACTGCCAGTAGTTAAAGTAGAAAAGCAAGTTACCGGCGCACCACCACCACTGCCCGTTGTCGGTGTTCCTGCTAACGTGGGAGGTGAAAAGGGAGCATCACCTTCTGAGCCGAAAGGTAATTACTTGTCTTCTATGACCGTAGGAGTAATCATGGATTCTTTCTTCAGAATGCCAGCATGCATTTATTCAGCATCAACTTTTTGTTATGTCCAGTATAATGAGATTTGGGGTCGTAGATAaaagatcaaagaagggcttgccccttccgattttcattactgaaaaccaacctTACAGAATTCAAAAGACAAACAGCACAAAACAGGTTCGAACTAATAGCATGACAATTAAAACCGACCAAAAGGGCCAACACAGGCCACAGCCAACCAACAACCTGAGACTCACCTAGGCCCAGCACGAACAAGGTCCACCATACACCTAACAAAGTCATCGACATAATACCTAGTAACTACCAGACAACAAAAGACTAAGAACAGCAGCAGGAAGATGAAGATGTCGTAGCCGTTTATCCAGGGAGCCTCGCCACATTGATCCGCCACCCCTGCCCAGCTGTGTACACCTCATTTGCTGCCCGTTCTAGTACTCTTGCCCCCAGTTTCAGCATTTTTCTTGGTGGCTCCTTTGTCTGCAAAATGGACCAATCAACCAACCATCGAACCATTAGTTTGATTATCTGAAAAGGATCATTAATCCTTTTTCTCTCAAAAACAATTGCATTTCTACTTTTCCAGATTGCCCAGAATAAAGCAGAAACCCCAATCATCACCATTTTCTTGTCTTCTTTATTGAATCTGCTAATCCATCCCCCAAAACAATCTTTAACATTTAAAGGAATGGTCTTCAGACCACAAACGCATCTGACCAAGCTCCAAAGCAAAGAAGCCGCCGAGCATGTGAACAATAGATGATCAATTGATTCATcttgtgtgacaccccaaaaattttaaccttgttttgttaattaaaattttactaggaaattaaaacttttattttctgggctcacttttgatttttttttgaaacatttcctttcttattatcatggagtttttacctcaagtgaaaaacttcccaattttattggactctcttaccctctcaaataaaacttttcttttatcagagGAGTTAATTATAAAATTATTTCCCTGATCTTTATTCCTTTAAAAATGGTTTTTTCATGGTTTGTGGTCctatttgcactgcaacccttttataaattcattcaaaaatcccaccaaaatttggagatgtcatgtgatgtttttaaaacatttttatgcaaaaatatatttcaacctctggatattttgagttctacacataattttcaaatctggtccagtgggcaattttacactacaacctatttaaatatttctttaaaacttccgccaaaattttgggatgtcaataTGAGTATGTTAATTAACTTTTTGCAAAAACCCAGTGTTgtcctttgaaaaaattgagtgaatcaacctcttttccattctggtacaacttgatgatttgtacagcaactatattttaagttgctcctttatccatgattctttttcctacttgtagtcctccctgataaacccctaagtccaagagcatgcacccattggatcatttttggttcatgaaatgatgccattCACCTCCTGTTCAGAATTGAAGTtccgcaaaacttgcactaacaagtttgttctttttacaaactaacctcaccaccttctcttgcatctaaagagaccccaatctggaagAATTGGCCACCCCAAGTACTTCCTAGATACCtctggcattttgccaaacaccctgtgtgcatggacagatttggcatggttgaaggttttgtgttgtgaacttgatcctctgaccagaccagcatgtcccatggatttgccctagcctttaaccccaccctgctaaccctcttgtgGATTAGAGCcctctagcatgccctggcattttgtcgagcacgtcccgtgcgtgctctcggcgtgagcagagcacgcgttttgcacgtggcacgcccgagccgccgcgtcgcgcccctggttttgacCACACTGCAGAGCCGCGCCACGCACCCTCCCTCTCACCAATACACGCCAAACATgcccctcgccacgtctccggcaagccaggagctagccgccacggccgcccgacagcccctgcacatgtcggcgccgcccgagcctctcccgcttgccacctgcccctggagcagcgcgagctcatccacaagcatgtccgctagctctcgtcgccgccacgacgccctgccgcaacagagaggcggttcgccggtgaacttatccgcggccgccgcggaaccgccttgactcgcctatttaaggagccccgagccCCTCCGAGCACACGGGCAGCCTCACACCGTCCTCCTAGTGCCCCTGTTGCCGTCAATTGAAGAGGAAGAGGTTGTCTTCCCCGActctggccagttcggccaccgccacctcccggctccgttcggcacaaccagagcctccccggccctcCCAACACCACCAACAGACTCCACTTCGTATTGCGAAGCCACCCAACACCCCGGCCGCGATGGAGAGCCACCGTAGCCCCAAGTTCACTTTGCTCCCGAAGCCACCgaccgccgcgaagctcgtcgccggcgattctttccacccccggcgaccctacaaccaccgggaggaccgcctaggagtggcggatccatcctgcACTCGGATGCCCTCGAGGAACCACCGTTCGCCGGCTaagatcgccggagtcccgccccgttcggacagaggagggagaagaggcgcggcgactggtcaaacctgaccagtgggccaggcgggcccactgtcagcgacccacgCATGGTCCacactggataagtggaggcgcgtttccaaaatacgccttcgacgtgtacgtatattcgaaacgtttttctttttctgttttaattttaaaaacaaattttgaccaaaactttgtctgtctataactttttaaatataactccaaatgaattggttctttttcctacctctcccaaattctgtctagtttattttcagatttatttgaaaaaatttcaaacaacttttttgtgctgttttggaaatgtgtgttaattcaaatttatttaaaataggattttggagagagagaaAACTTTCAaaggttttggagtgcaccctgcctccccacaacttgaaggcaagcatcctgaaccctggcataatatttttggtgtgttagttgacacgattataacaccaccttatttcggaaaaactcgttattttatgtggtgatatgatcatttgcatgaatgcatattagtgatttccttgctgttggaaatgaatatacttgtgatggtaatcatcctcatgtgccttgcatgcatgctggAAAGGAAtcggggaaagcctctgccttgggtaggcgtgagcttgtcgccggtctccgtcgggacggttatgtccggtatggcgtagtaaggtataatgagcggtgattctgttggttgaaatatttttgttatacatgtcatactGGGAAAttattaacct contains:
- the LOC119274836 gene encoding protein trichome birefringence-like 14 isoform X1 encodes the protein MRLRSINGLRCKQLKLVLLAFFVMFILWKWEEGTYYNTKDIHPDSLVVSHPANSKFVDQHTSSDEDFPSVDSLPPPVVKVQKQVTGAPPPLPIVGVPANVGGEQGASSSEPKECNHRNGRWVPDKRRPLYSGFGCKQWLSESWSCRLTQRTDFDYEQFRWQPEACDMPEFEASQFLMRMQGKTIAYVGDSLGRQMFQSMMCMATAGEERADVEDVGAEYGFVLAPGAKRPDGWAYRFPSTNTTILYHWSSTLCDLEPLNPSDPATSYAMHLDRPPAFVQDNLHRIHVLVLNTGHHWNRGKLRANKWEMYVGGSPNHNKNIAAIWKAKNFTIHSVIKWLDAQLPRHPHLKAFYRSISPRHFFNGDWDTGGSCDSTSPLAKGSGISQNRSEDADAEGAVMGTRVRLLDVTALSRLRDEGHISRYSIKATQGIQDCLHWCLPGVPDTWNEILAAQLL
- the LOC119274836 gene encoding protein trichome birefringence-like 14 isoform X2 is translated as MRLRSINGLRCKQLKLVLLAFFVMFILWKWEEGTYYNTKDIHPDSLVVSHPDQHTSSDEDFPSVDSLPPPVVKVQKQVTGAPPPLPIVGVPANVGGEQGASSSEPKECNHRNGRWVPDKRRPLYSGFGCKQWLSESWSCRLTQRTDFDYEQFRWQPEACDMPEFEASQFLMRMQGKTIAYVGDSLGRQMFQSMMCMATAGEERADVEDVGAEYGFVLAPGAKRPDGWAYRFPSTNTTILYHWSSTLCDLEPLNPSDPATSYAMHLDRPPAFVQDNLHRIHVLVLNTGHHWNRGKLRANKWEMYVGGSPNHNKNIAAIWKAKNFTIHSVIKWLDAQLPRHPHLKAFYRSISPRHFFNGDWDTGGSCDSTSPLAKGSGISQNRSEDADAEGAVMGTRVRLLDVTALSRLRDEGHISRYSIKATQGIQDCLHWCLPGVPDTWNEILAAQLL